Proteins encoded within one genomic window of Candidatus Coatesbacteria bacterium:
- the ftsE gene encoding cell division ATP-binding protein FtsE: MATFSQVRKRYPRGVLALKNVSLGIPKGEFNFLTGPSGAGKTTFLRLLFGEERPTGGDLVVLGHDMNRLRRRQLPPLRRRIGIVFQDFRLLPGRTVVENLDVALRVRGLAREQRRRRIESILSIVELSHRSDAYPEELSGGEKQRVAIARALSGDPELLLADEPTGNLDPELSLKIMDLLRRIAARGTTVLVATHDYEMVRRIQARVIHIEHGEVVVK, from the coding sequence ATCGCCACCTTCTCCCAGGTCCGCAAGCGCTACCCCCGAGGCGTCCTGGCCCTCAAGAACGTCAGCCTGGGCATCCCCAAGGGGGAGTTCAACTTCCTCACCGGTCCCTCCGGGGCGGGCAAGACGACCTTCCTGCGCCTGCTCTTCGGCGAAGAGCGCCCGACGGGCGGCGACCTCGTCGTGCTGGGTCACGACATGAACCGCCTGCGCCGCCGCCAACTCCCGCCCCTGCGGCGACGGATCGGCATCGTCTTTCAGGACTTCCGTCTCTTACCCGGCCGCACCGTCGTCGAGAACCTCGACGTCGCCCTGCGGGTCCGCGGCCTGGCCCGCGAGCAGCGGCGGCGGCGGATCGAATCGATCCTCAGTATCGTCGAGCTGAGCCACCGTTCCGACGCCTACCCCGAGGAGCTGTCCGGCGGTGAGAAGCAGCGTGTGGCCATCGCTCGGGCCCTCTCCGGCGACCCCGAGCTGCTGTTGGCCGACGAGCCGACGGGCAACCTGGACCCGGAGCTGTCGCTGAAAATCATGGACCTGCTGCGGCGGATCGCCGCGCGGGGCACCACGGTGCTGGTGGCCACCCACGACTACGAGATGGTCCGGCGCATCCAGGCCCGGGTTATCCACATCGAGCACGGCGAGGTCGTGGTCAAGTGA